The Winslowiella toletana region ATTCCCTGCATGCGTGCCGCCGCCAGATAATCGCTGCGGCGCAGCGCCAGCGTTTCCGCCCGCGCCTGACGGGCAAACGGCGGCCAGCTGGTCAGTGCCAGTGCCAGCGCACCGTTCATCAGGCCAGGACCGAGCATCGCCACTAACGCCAGCGCAATCACCAGGTTAGGCAGTGATAAAAAGATGTCAGTAATGCGCATCAGCACGCGTTCAGTCCAGCCACCAAGATAGCCTGCGGCAATGCCCGTCAGCATGCCAACCGGAATCGTCAGCACCAGAATCAGTGACACCAGCAATAGCGTGGGACGGGTTCCGTAAATCACGCGCGATAACAAGTCGCGGCCAAAACCATCGGTTCCCAGCCAGTGGGTTGCCGACGGTGGCATCAGGCGCGCGGCCATCTGCTGAGCGTTAGGATCAAAAGGAGCCAGTAGCGGCGCAAACAGCGCGGCCAACAGCAGGATGGCAACCAGCGTGCCGCCGATCGCCAGCGTGGTAATCCGGCGGCGGCGATGGCGGCGCGGTGCCACTGTTTCAGCATCAGTTAAATTTTGCGTCATCGGGTTCTCGGATCGGTTAGCCAGGTCAACACATCAGCCAGGGTGTTCAGCACAATAAAGCAGCTGCCAATCAGCAGCGTTGAGCCAAGGATCGCCGGAGCATCGGAGGCGAACAGCGCGGTGGTCATATAGCGGCCAACGCCTGGCCAGGCAAAGACGGTTTCGGTCAGCACCGAGCCTTCCAGCAGTGAGGCATAAGAGAGTGCCAGCACGGTAATCAGCGTGCCGGAGACGTTAGGGAAGATATGCAACAGCAGAATGCGACCGCGCCCGGCACCTTTAGCCCGTGCCAGCGTCACATACTCTTTGCTGCTCTCTTCCAGCAGAGCCGCGCGCAGCAGGCGGGTAATGCCCGCCATCGCCAGCATGCCAAGTACCACCACCGGCAGCCAGAGATGAGCAATCGCATTGCGGAACATTTCCGGATCGCCAGAGAGCCAGCTGTCAATCAGCACAAAACCGGTGGTCGGCTCCAGCGTGTACACATAGATATCATCCAGCCGACCCGGACCCGCCGACCAGTGTAAAACCGCATAGAACAGCAGCAGGCCAAGTAAGCCAAGCCAGAAAATTGGTACCGAATAGCCGAGCAGCGAAATCATTCGGGCGAGGTTATCGATAATGCTGCCCGGCTTCCATGCCGCCAGCAGCGCCAGCGAGATGCCAAAAAAGGCGCCAAAAATCATCGCACAGGTCGCCAGCTCGACGGTGGCAGGGAAGGTGCGCAGCAGATCGCTGACAACCGGCTGATTGGTAATACGGGATATTCCCATATCACCGCGCGCCAGATGCTCAATATAGTGCCAGAATTGCATCAGTACCGGCTGGTCGAGACCCAAATCGTGGCGTACCTGGGCGTAAGTCGACTCGCTGGCGTGATCGCCGGCGATCTGTAACACCGGATCGACCGGCGACAGATGAGACAACATGAAAGTAAACGCCAGCAGGCCAAGCAGCGTGACCAGTAGCGAAATCAGGCCGGTAGCGAAACGACCGCCACCGCGCCAGAAACGCCGGGCGGACCCGGCTTCTGTGGAAGTGACTGACATTACTTGCTGACCTGGTTGTAGTAAACCATATCCGGGTTAATTCCCTGCACATAGCCTTTCAGGTTATCGCGTACTGCAATCAGATTACGCGCCTGTAGTCCTATTACATACGGTGAACTTTTCTGCACTTCGCGCTGCATATTCTGGTACAGCTCAATGCGTTTGGCGGGATCGCTTTCGGCAGTGGCGGCCAGCGTCTGCTTGCTTAGCTCAGGAATGTGCCAGTTTGAGCGCCACGCCAGCGTGGTGCTGCCATTTTCCGGATTATAAGCAAAGGCTGAAGCGTTAGTGTTGGGATCGAAATAGTCCGCGCCCCATGCATTGAGTGTGGCTTCATATTTATGGGCTTTAACGCTGGTGGAGACTTCAGTGCTCAGGCCAGGGATCAGCTCAATGTTAACGCCACCTTTGGCAAAGCTGGCCTGCAACGCCTGGGCAATATCCAGATACGGTGGCTGGTTACTGACGGCGAGCTTAAAGCGCACGTTAGTCAGGCCAGCTTTCTGCAGAATCGCCTTGGCTTTTTCCGGATCGTAGCTGTATGGGTTGTCGTTCAGCGCGCCGAGATAGCCTTCCGGCAGAAATGACTGATGCACTTTGAACTGGCCTTTCAGCAACTCGTCGGCAATGCCCTTATAGTCAAACAGATAGCGGGATGCTTCCCATAGCGCCGGGTTTTTCAGCGCCGGAGAGGCATCGATATTGAATTGCATGTAATAGAGTGAAGCGAACGGAATGGCCAGCGGCTTGACGCCCGCTTTACCTTTCAGCGCGGCAATCTGATCGGCACCCAGATTACGCGCGATATCCACATCACCCTGTTCCAGCAGCAGACGACGCGTAGCCGGTTCCGGAACGTTTTTAATCAGGATATTTTTCAGCTTCGGAGCACCCGCCGGCGAGGCTGGATTTGCCGTCAGCAGTACCACTTCATGTGGGATATATTTGCGAATCTGGTACGGGCCGCTACCGGCAGAATGGCCACCCAACCACTGGTTACCGAGATCGTTTTTCTGCTGATTGGCCATGACGGTTTTTTCATCAACCACCGATGCGACCGGCGCTGAGAGCAGGCTTAGTACAAAAGTCGGGCTGACATCCGCCGTCCAGCTAATTTGCACGTGCTGGTCATCAATTTTCTTCAGCTGTGCATCAACATTATCTTTAGTCCAGCCAAGCTGGGTCAGGATAAATGAAGGATCGAGATTCAGCTTCACTACGCGCGACAGCGAGAAGATCACATCTTCCGGACGTAGCGGGTTGCCAGTGGAAAATTTTGCGCCATCGCGCAGCGCAAAGGTCAGGCTGCGGTTGTCGCTGCCGGCCTGCCAGGAGGTAGCCAGCGTCGGTTTCAGGTCGACCGGATTCTGTGGATCTGACTGTACCAGGCGCTGATAAATATTAGTAAAGGCCTGCATTGAGGTCAGTTCAAAGCCCTGCGCCGGATCAAAACTGCTGGCGTCATCGATAGACTGGGCAATCACCAGCGTATCTGGCGGGGTCGCTGCATGAGCGGCAAATGAGGTGGCCAGCGCCACGGCGATCATTGACGGAACGATACTTTTCATGACGTTTCCTTACCTAAAATTTGTCGCGAGTGTAAATGACCGGAAGGCTGATCAAATAGTAGATTAAAGGCTATCGATATGTGTTTTTGTTCTAAGTAAATGAAATCGGTTATAGGCGTTAATCATTTCGCGCCACAACGGCGCGTTAAATCGCCAGTTGCTGCTATCAGCATAGGTGGTATTAATCAATTTTCTACCGCGAAAACAAAGGGATTACTTATGCCATCTATCGTTACGACTTATCACGCCTGCATTGCCGCGTACAGCGCGGGCAACAGCGCCACCAGATTATTCAGCATATGCAGAAATATCGGCAGGATCAGACTGCCGGATTTGAGCCGTGCATAGCACAGCAGCAGTGAGAACAGCATCAGCATGATCATGGTTTGCAGATGGACGTACTGCGTATGCAGCACGGCAAACAGAATCGAGGTCAGGATCATGCAGGCCAGCGGAGTTTTCGGTAACCAGAGTAATAATCCCTGTAACAGAAAGCCACGGAACAAAATTTCTTCAAATATTGGCGCGAGGATCACGGCGGAAAACAGCAAAATCAGCAGCATCGGGCGGCTTTGCTGCGACTGCTGTTCCAGCCAGGCTTCTGGCTGAAGTACCCAGCTCTGAATAAGCATCAGCGTAATCAACGCCGCGATAAACAGCAGCACAGAATTGCGGCGCAGTTTGCCAAACGGAATATCGTCGCGGCGGCTGCAATAAAAACGATAGAGTGGCCACAGTACGGCGGTTTCGAACAGGCAAATAACCGGTACCAGCAGCCCGTTGCTGCGCAGCTGACTGAAATTGGGAAGCAGGGTGATCAGCAGAGTAATCAAATACCAGACTACAAACATGCCGCCGTAAAACAGCGTCAGCGTAATTCGGTTACTGGTGGCGTTCATATTTTGCTCGGAAAGATGGGGTGCGTAATACTATCAATCAGTTAAAACGCTGTCGAGCGAGGGCAGGGAACAGAGCAGAGTGGGATAACTGATGGGCCAGGTGAATACCCGGCCCGAAGCGATTGATCGCCTAACGTACCCGGATGGCGATAACCGTCATCAACGCGGCAGCACAGATAAAAATAGCCAATTCCATCATTACCTCCTCAGATTTATCTTAGGTAATTATATCGCTCGCGAGGCTTAAATTTGCGCGATTAGTGCCGCTTTAAGCTGATGAAACGTGCAAGGCACGAAAGGTCAAAAATTGGTCTCATTCGGCAACGCGATCTGCTAATCTTGGTGGCGAACTGAGGTAAAAACACGTCGAAGAGGAGTGAATACGTGAAGTTTTATGCTAAATCACTGATGCTGGCAGCTATGTTTGCACTGACCGCTTGTAATACTACACCTAAAAATGACGCTGGCGTGCAGCCTGTCGATCCTGAAAACGATCGCTGCGGTGCTTCGCAGTATCAGAGCTATGTGGGTAAACCTCTTTCTTCTTTGGATCAGGTGAAATTCTCCGTGCCGGTGCGCGCGATCCCGTACAATTCTGCGGTCACCATGGACTTCAATCTGAATCGTCTGAACTTTATGGCTGACAGCAGCGGTAAAATCAGCAGCGTTTACTGCGGCTAATCCGTTGAAAAGGGGCGAAGATTTTTCGCCCCTTTCTCTACGGCGAGTTACGGTTTTTTCTCCGCCCACCATAAGCGCAGCTTCATTCCCCAACTGCTGGTCCAGCCGGTAGTACTGCTGACCACCTCACCTTTATTAATGATCACCAGCGTTGGCGTGACGCCCACCTGCCAGCGGGATGACAGCATTCCCTTTTCATCATTGACCACCGGCAAGCGGTAACCTTTCGCCTGCAAATAATCCGTGACGTTCTGTGCTTCACCGGATCGCAGCGCGACTGAGATCACATTGGCTCCCCCGTCGGACATTGCTGCCACCGCCGGAGTCGTGTAACGACAGATGCCGCACCAGCTGGCCCAGAAATAGACCAACAGCGGCCGTTGATCGCTGAGGGCCGCCAGAGTGACGGTTTCACCATCAATGGTTTGCAGCTGCTGATCGGCAAAGGTTAACGGTGCCTGAGGCGCGCGAAAGCTGTCGAGGGCGTAAACCACTCCGGCAATCAACAGCAGCATCAGCAGCGCTTCGCGCAGCAGGCGTTTCAGCTTTTTCATTATTGGCGAGCCAGCTGCTGCTTCACCCTATTTTCCAGCTGTTCCCAACTGACAGCACCGGATATTAAGCTATCGCCAATCAGCGTGGCAGGCGTACCCTGGATGCCAAGATGCTGCGCCAGCTGCAGGCTGCTGTTAACGGTTTCAAGACTCTGCTTGCTGGGCTCGCCCGGTTCAATGCCCAGTTTATTTTCGGCAGCAAGGATACTGGCATCATCGTGATAGCCTTTCTTCGCCATCAGACGCTGATGCAGCGCGAGGAATTGCTGTGGATTTTGTTGCCACACCGTCAACGCCGCACGCGCTGAGGTCAGTGAACTTTCCGAACGATACGGCAGTAATTTAATCACCACCGCGACGTCTGGATAGGTTTTCACCAGCTTCTCCAGCAGCGGATCGAATTGCTTACAGAACGGGCAGTTATAGTCGGTAAAAGAGACCAGCGTCAGCCTGGCATCTTTGGCACCGATACGCGGCGAGCCGGCATCCTGATACAGTGCCGTTTTATTCTGTTCAATAACCTGTGCCACTACCTCTTTTTGCTGTTGCTCTGCCTGCTTATCATAAGCATCTGCCGCCTGCGCAAGGATCTGCGGGTTCTCTACCAGCGTTTCACCGATTAATTGTTTAATACGCGCTTCCTGTTCCGCGGTGAAAGGTGCGGCGGCCCATAATGGCGTCGCGACTAACAGCAATAATATCATCAGCTTTTTCATTAATTTTCTCCTTTGGCGTCGTTCAGGGTTTGCATCAGGGTTTCACGATCCAGCAGCGGCGACAGCACCTTGCCCTGAGGTAATCCCGGTCCATAAATTTGGTTAAAAGGCACAGCGACACTGCCGCGGCGTTGTAAAAACGCGCTGATCGGCGCTGACGGATGGCTCCAGTCACCGCGCAGCGCAATCACATCTTCAGCTTGCACTGCTTGCTGCACGTCATCGCGCAGTAATACATGGTATTTATTGGCTTTACAGGTGATGCACCAGTCGGCGGTAACATCAATAAATACCCGCTTGTGCTCAGCCAGTGCCTGGGTAATTGCCTGTTCCGTTAGCGGCTGCCAGTTGACGTTATCCTGGAGCGGTTGAGGCCCTTTGCGCCAGCTGAACAGCAGCGCGACGGCGATCAACAGCACCATCATCGCGCTGATGGCGGTGGTTTTGCCGCCATGATGTTTTAACTGAAGCGCCAGCAGGATGACGGCGATCAGCGCGGCGATGATCAGCGTGTTGCTGCTACCGATATGGCTACTCAGCAGGCTAAGCAGCCAGGCGCTGGAGGCCAGCATTAGTAGCCCCAGCAGGACGCGTAGCTGATTCATCCAGCGTCCGGGGCGCGGCAAACTTAACGCCAGCCTCGGCCAGAGGGCAATCGCTATCCACGGCAGGCTCATGCCAACCCCCAGCGCAAGGAAAATTCCCCACAGCATCGGCAGTGGGGACACCAGCGCCACTGCGACGGCAGTACCAAGGAACGGTGCCGAGCACGGCGTCGCCAGCAGAGTGGCAAAAGCGCCTTGCCAGAAATGTCCGGCGAGGCCACGGTCGCCGCCATAAGTAGCTAAGCGGCTATTCAGCGACGAAGGCAGGCGCAGATATAGCCAGCCAAACAGGTTGATGCTAAACAGCAGTGTGATGAACAGCATCAGTGCAATAAACCACGGATTCTGAAACTGAATGCCCCAGCCCAGCGCGTGATTGCCGAGCCGCAATAGCGTCATCATCAGCGCCAGCGCCATAAACGAGAGCAGAATGCCGCTGGTGGACGCGAGGAATTGCAGCCGTACGCTGCGACGGTCGCGCCGCTCCGTCTGGATAATCGTGCCGAGTTTCATCGCCAGCACCGGCAGTACGCACGGCATCAGGTTCAGGATAAATCCCCCGGCCAGCGCCAACAGCATCAGTTGCCACCATGGCGGGCTGGCCGGATTCAGCGCCAGCGCTTCACCGATTTCCAGCGTCGTTTGTTGAGCCAGCCCCAGGTCGGCAATCACCAGTGACAGCTTGCGCTGGCGTAAGTCAGGGGCTTGTTCTCCCCATTGGTCGGTAACCGGTACGCGTACCTGTAACTGACTGCCTTTGATGGTGATGGCGGGCGCGCCAAGGCTGGCGTCCGCAAAGCCATCAAAGAACAGTTCCGGCTGCTGCCAGCCTGTTTCACGCTCAGCAATCAGCTGTAATTGTCCCTGACTGTAGCCCGCGTGTAGCCGATCGGTGACGCCATGCTCAATCGGAACCCGTCCCATCGCCTCGGCAAAATCGTGGCCAAACTGCGCGTCAGCCGCGGCGCTCAGATCAAGGCTGAAGGGGTAATCGGTGAGAATGCAGACGTTGCTACAGGTAGATAACGTCAAGGTGCCCGCCAGCAGGCGGCGGCTGTCGGCAGGCAGCACAATCGGAATGCTGACCCGATGGTGATAACCCTGGGTTGTCAGGCCAGAAACGGTAAAGCGTTGCGGCGTCGGCCAGAACCATTGCGCCTGAGCGGGATTGTCCTGCCAGCGAATTTCCGGCGCAATGCCGCCTTCACCGGGTGAGCGCCAGTAAGTTTTCCAGCCCTTCTGTAGCTCGACGTCGAGTAGCAACCGGATTTGCTCCGGCTGTGAAGTATCGGCGCGCAGGCGCACCTGTGCGTGGTCGTTTTGTGGATTTTGCAGCCAGCCGCTGTCTGCCGCCTGTAATGCAGGCAGCCACAACAGCAGCAGCAGGAGCAAACTCCTGATGGGTAATAACATGATTTTCTCCGTAAATGATTTTTTCAGTGCCGGGCAGAGCGGCAAATCATTCGCGGAAGACGCAGTTTCTCAGATGTATTCGCAGCACCGGCGAAGAGAATTCGCGTATCGGTGGGAAGCGCAGCGGCAGAGCACGGGTCAGCGCCAGCATCGACAGCAGGATGACGGCGGCAAACAGCGCGGTTTCAAAAATCAGCGGCGAGGCCATCAACAGCGATTTACTGCTGAGTTCACAGGAAGTTAGCGGAGCTTCGGCCTGTTCAGTACCGGGCGCAGTGCTGAGCGTGGCGCTTTCACTGAGTCTCATCTGCAGGGCGTGCAGGCTCGCAATGCGCTGAGTGATGCAGATCAGCACCACCAGACACGCCAGAGCGAGAAAGCTTGTTGCGATACGACGCCGTTTTTCCATTGCAGCCTCAGAACAGAAAGTGAGGTTATCTTAACGGCGTAAATCGGTTTGGCAATGGTAACGGATGTAAACATTTGTGTGACCTGACTGTCATATTGCTGCAACAGCGGCATGTCAGGCTGATTCTGTCACTAAACGATGCTCTCCTCGTTACTATTAAAATAGGCAATGCTCGCCTTTCAACTCTTCCCGCCCCGTGCGGGATTTTTTTATTACATCACGCCTCAGCGATTCCGGCGCAGTTGGTGCGGGAATTATCCTGGTAACCACACCTGTTTTCTGCTGTTTAGTTGCCATGGCGATCGTCTACGCTGTAACCGATAAAATTGGAGGAGTGATTATGCATTGTTCTAAGTGGTTAGTGTTGTTGGCGGTATTGGGCACCACGACGCCGGTGCTGGCGGCATCGACGGAATCCTGGCTTTCCGGCGACCACCGGATGAAACAGGCCTGCATCAAGGCCAGTGGCTTAAAAAATGCCAAACCGGTCAGTAAGGTGATGTTGTTCAGCGATCGCGTGGGGTATTCTGCGCTGGTGCTACAGGGCACTTACCCGCAAAAACATATGAAAAATAAGCGTGGTCGCGAACTCTGTCTTTATCAGCGTGCTACCCAGCGTGCCTCAGTGACAGAAGCTGACGATTTGCTGCCTTAATTTATTGATGATTAATATTGAAGTCTCGAATGGGCGGCGTTTTTACTGCCCATCCGTATGACAGGCGTTACCCTCGGGTCTTTCGCGACAGGCTGGCGCTGGTTACCGCCAGAATCGACAGTACAATCAGTGCCAGTGCCGGGGCGACCACCGCCCAGGGAGCACGTTCGATATAAGGCATCCCTTCTGCCAGCACAATTCCCCAGTCGGCCGCCGGTGGTTGTGGCCCAAGGCCGAGAAAGCCCAGGCCTGCCAGCGCCAGCGCGTTGCCCGGCAGCCTTAGCATTGCATGGCGTAACAGCGGCGCAATCATCGGCGGCAGCACATAGCGGCATGCCCGGCGCAGCGGGCCAACCCCCAGCACCGGTAACATACGCACATGCGGCTGGGCGTTAATTTCGGCTACCAGCGCGGCGGTATGCGCCGCCAGCGGTGCCCAGCTGACGATAATTACGGCGATTACCGCGCCAGCGGCGGTCGGGCCATTGATAGCAGCAATCACCATGCCGGCAATCACCGCAGGGGTGGCATTAGCCACCTCAATCGGTCCAACCATCACGCGTGGAAACAGCCCCACCAGAATTCCAGTCACCAGGCAGCAGAGTGTGACCAGTAGCGCCTGCAAGCAGGTATGTAATGCACCCTGCGCCACGCGCGCCAGAATATCGCGCCCCATGGCATCCGCTCCGAACGGCAGCGACCAGGAGGGAGGTTGCAGCCGCAGCCAGTCTGAGCTGAAAGCGTCGCGCGGCAATCCGGCGGCAATCAGCGCCAGCAACAGTAACAGGCAGCCTGCCGGAACCCACCAGGCGAAGGATTTACCAGAAGATTGTGGTGGGGGAGCAGGCAATGCGCCCGCTTTCAGTGCCGGGCCTAACAATAACCGCTGTAACAGATTTGCTGTCAGACCGGCAGCACTACCCAGCAGCAGCAGAATCAGCATGCCGGTTTGTAGTGCGGGCAAATCGCTGGCGGCCGCCGCGCCAAGCGTGGCGCGACCTAAGCCGGGAATGGCAAACACTTTTTCTACCGCAATCGCACCGCCAGTCAGGCCAATTAATACCATCGCCAGCTGCGGCAGCATCGCGGGCAGGGTGCGCTTGATCGCTGCCAGCGCCAGGCTACGAGCCGGAATACCGGCAGTTTGCCAGCTCAGTACCCACTTTTCCTGGAAACTGGCGCTCAGCGCATCAGAAAACAGCCGTCCCAGCAGACCACCAGCCGGAATACCCAGCGCCAGTGCCGGCAGAACTGCCGAGTGCCAGCCGCTCCAGCCAAACGGAGGAAACCAGCCGAGCCAGACGGAACCCACCAGCAATAATAGCGCCGCCAGCAGAAATTCCGGTAACGCGGTCAGCGCCGCCGCCACGGTACCGGAGGGACGGCGTGCTACCCCAGCCAGCCCGGCGCGCATTACCGGCAGGCAGATCAGCGCCAGCAGCAGCAATGCCACCAGTAGCGCACAGCCCATTAACGTCAGTGAGACCGCCGTGGCCTGCAACATACCCGGCAGCACCGGCATGCCGGATATCCACGAGTTACCGGCATCACCCTGCAGCAAATTCTGCAACCAGTGCCACAGCAGTGCATCTGGTCCCAGATGCAGTCCCAGCGAGTGGCGAATAGCTTCCAGTGCTTCCGGCGTCGCTTCCTGATCGCCGGAGCGGGCGCGCAGTAGTGCCAGAGCAGGATCGCCCCCCGCCAGCCACGGCAAAATGCCAACCAGAATCACCATCGCGCTCAGGGTAATCAGGCGCGAGAGCAGTGGCAGCAGGGCAGAAAGAGAGCGCATTATCGCTCCAGGTGGGTCTGGCTGGTGATCACACGGCGCTCGCGCGGATCGCGTTCGGCATCACGCACCGCCGGGCTTTCTCCCTGGATTACGCGTTCATGTAACATCGGTATCGCCGCATTGCTGGCAAGAATCAGATTTTCTGCGGCCATAATGGCCTTGCGGCGTAATTCACCTGCGGGGATCGCGGCGGCCTGTTGCAGTGCCTTATCGATTGCGGGCTGACACAGTTGAGCAATGTTAAATGAACCTTTGCAGGCAAAGTCGCTGTACATATAGGCCACCGGATCGCCTGAATCGAGCACCGTGGCGCGTGACAGAATAAAGGCGTCGAATTTACCCGCCAGCGCATCGGCTTCGATATGCGCATACTCGCGCACTACCTGCTTAACCTGGAAACCGGCAGCGGTTAATTGCTGCGCCAGATAGACCGCCACTTCCGGCAGCTCTGCGCGGTCGCTGAAAGTCGCCAGCGTGATCACCTGGCCATCAGGTTTAGCGGCGGCGACCGGATTCGCGACCGGCTGACGCAGTTGCGCTGCCCACGGCAGCGCTGGTCCTAATAGGCCTTCCGCGATATCCGCACGCTTTTCATAGACATTATCTACCAGCTGCTGACGATTAATCGCATCACGCACCGCTGCCCGCAACGCCGCATCACGGAAGACGCCGTGCTGACTGTTAAGGTATAGCGTATTGGTGCGTGGCATTGGCACTTCGTGGATTTGCTCAGGTTTCAGCAGGGCGGCCTGGGATACTGGTACCGCTTCCACAATATCCGCGCTGCCGGTACGCAGCGCCGCTGCGCGGGCCGCGCCATCCGGTACGAAGCTGACATCTATGCCGCTGGATCGCGCTTTCTCGCCCCAGTAATTATCAAAGCGATCTAAGCTGGCGCTGCTGGTGCCGGTGACCTTGCGCAGAATAAATGGTCCGCTGCCGCTGCCCAGCGGATTGACCACGCCATTGGCTCCATAGGCTTTAGCGGCAAGAATCGCCAGTTGCGGACTGGAGAGGCGTTGAGGAAGCAGCGGATCGGGATCGGCACTGGTGACCACCACCGCGCCATCGCCGTCGGCGACAATATCCAGCGTCACGCCATCAAGAATACGCGGCTTCGGTGCCGCGTGGGTAGCAACCGTCAGTGACCGGACTACGGCTTCTGAGGTCAGCAGACTGCCATCGTGAAAATGAACGTTATCGCGTAATTCAAAGCGCCAGCGCCGATCGTCGAGTTGTTGCCAGCGGGTGGCCAGCGCGGGTTTGGCTTCGCCCAGCGCATCAAGCGTGACCAGCGTTTCCGCCGTCTGCCAGCGCGACAGCTTAAAGGCGTCATCGCTGAGCGGCGTCAGGCCGGAACGCGGCGGTTGTAACATTGCCAGACGAATGCGTGACTCGTCCGGCTGGGCTTCCTGTTCGTTAAAGCAACCGCTAAGCAGTAAGCTGGTACTCAGCAGCCAAAAAATGCGAGCTTTCATTAACCAGATATCCTTTATTATTGTAAACAGACCAGAGGAGGTAAACGGGGAATGGCGTTCAGCAACTGCTGCGATGCCGGATGTTGTGGATTACTCAGTAACTGTTGCGTCGGCGCATCCTCAACGATTTCGCCGTTGTGCATCACCAGTACCCGATGACAAAGCGCAGCAACCGACGACAGATCGTGGGAAACCACCAGTAAGCCCATGTCATTTTGATCGGCAAGATCCGCCAGCAGCTGACCGATCTGCTGTCTTAATGGCAGGTCGAGCCCGCTGAGTGGTTCGTCAGCCAGCAGAAAGCGTGGCCGCAGCGCAATGGCGCGGGCTATCGCCACTCGCTGCGCCTGGCCGCCGGATAAGCTGGCACAGCGCTGGTTCAGCAGATGACGATCGAGCCTGACTTGCTGCAGCGCCTGCTCCAGCTGAGGGATATTGGGTTTGCTGTTGGTTAACTGGCGCAGCGGTTCGGCCAGTGCATCAGCCACGTTACGTCGCGGATCGAGCGTGGTCGCCGGATCCTGCGCGATATATTGCACCTGCTGGCGATAACCGCGTAAAGCGCGTACCGAGGCGGGACGAATTAACTGGCCCTGACACCACACCGTGCCTTCGCTGGCGGGCAGCAATGCCAGCATCAGTTTCAGCAGGGTAGATTTGCCACAGCCGGACGAGCCAATCAGCGCCACACGCTCGCCAGCGTGCAGTTGCAGCGAGATGTTTGAAACCAGGGCGTGGCGCAGCCCGGCAGGCTGATAGCTGAGCTGGCGTGTTTCAAGAAACGCGGCCGACGACATCAGGCAATCCCCTGGAGTGACGGTTGTTGGCGCACAAAGCTTTGTTCAGCATGGCGTGCTGCCGCCACTAATCGCTGGCTGGCCGGATGCCGTGGCTGCGTCAGTAACTGCTTTATGCTGCTGTTCTCGACAATATGGCCCTGTTCCATTACCAGAGCCTGGCGGCTGAGCTGTGCGGCCAGCACAATATCATGGGTGATAAACAGCAGTGCAGGAGCATCCGGCCGCTGTAGCAGGCGCTGAAATGCGGCAACGACCGTTTGCTGAGTGACGACATCAAGGGCGCTGGTGGGTTCATCGGCGACGATCAGCGGACTTTGACTGGCCAGCGCCAGC contains the following coding sequences:
- a CDS encoding ABC transporter substrate-binding protein; the encoded protein is MKARIFWLLSTSLLLSGCFNEQEAQPDESRIRLAMLQPPRSGLTPLSDDAFKLSRWQTAETLVTLDALGEAKPALATRWQQLDDRRWRFELRDNVHFHDGSLLTSEAVVRSLTVATHAAPKPRILDGVTLDIVADGDGAVVVTSADPDPLLPQRLSSPQLAILAAKAYGANGVVNPLGSGSGPFILRKVTGTSSASLDRFDNYWGEKARSSGIDVSFVPDGAARAAALRTGSADIVEAVPVSQAALLKPEQIHEVPMPRTNTLYLNSQHGVFRDAALRAAVRDAINRQQLVDNVYEKRADIAEGLLGPALPWAAQLRQPVANPVAAAKPDGQVITLATFSDRAELPEVAVYLAQQLTAAGFQVKQVVREYAHIEADALAGKFDAFILSRATVLDSGDPVAYMYSDFACKGSFNIAQLCQPAIDKALQQAAAIPAGELRRKAIMAAENLILASNAAIPMLHERVIQGESPAVRDAERDPRERRVITSQTHLER
- a CDS encoding copper resistance protein — translated: MEKRRRIATSFLALACLVVLICITQRIASLHALQMRLSESATLSTAPGTEQAEAPLTSCELSSKSLLMASPLIFETALFAAVILLSMLALTRALPLRFPPIREFSSPVLRIHLRNCVFRE
- a CDS encoding ABC transporter ATP-binding protein, which produces MSSAAFLETRQLSYQPAGLRHALVSNISLQLHAGERVALIGSSGCGKSTLLKLMLALLPASEGTVWCQGQLIRPASVRALRGYRQQVQYIAQDPATTLDPRRNVADALAEPLRQLTNSKPNIPQLEQALQQVRLDRHLLNQRCASLSGGQAQRVAIARAIALRPRFLLADEPLSGLDLPLRQQIGQLLADLADQNDMGLLVVSHDLSSVAALCHRVLVMHNGEIVEDAPTQQLLSNPQHPASQQLLNAIPRLPPLVCLQ
- a CDS encoding ABC transporter permease subunit; this translates as MRSLSALLPLLSRLITLSAMVILVGILPWLAGGDPALALLRARSGDQEATPEALEAIRHSLGLHLGPDALLWHWLQNLLQGDAGNSWISGMPVLPGMLQATAVSLTLMGCALLVALLLLALICLPVMRAGLAGVARRPSGTVAAALTALPEFLLAALLLLVGSVWLGWFPPFGWSGWHSAVLPALALGIPAGGLLGRLFSDALSASFQEKWVLSWQTAGIPARSLALAAIKRTLPAMLPQLAMVLIGLTGGAIAVEKVFAIPGLGRATLGAAAASDLPALQTGMLILLLLGSAAGLTANLLQRLLLGPALKAGALPAPPPQSSGKSFAWWVPAGCLLLLLALIAAGLPRDAFSSDWLRLQPPSWSLPFGADAMGRDILARVAQGALHTCLQALLVTLCCLVTGILVGLFPRVMVGPIEVANATPAVIAGMVIAAINGPTAAGAVIAVIIVSWAPLAAHTAALVAEINAQPHVRMLPVLGVGPLRRACRYVLPPMIAPLLRHAMLRLPGNALALAGLGFLGLGPQPPAADWGIVLAEGMPYIERAPWAVVAPALALIVLSILAVTSASLSRKTRG
- a CDS encoding protein-disulfide reductase DsbD family protein, with the translated sequence MLLPIRSLLLLLLLWLPALQAADSGWLQNPQNDHAQVRLRADTSQPEQIRLLLDVELQKGWKTYWRSPGEGGIAPEIRWQDNPAQAQWFWPTPQRFTVSGLTTQGYHHRVSIPIVLPADSRRLLAGTLTLSTCSNVCILTDYPFSLDLSAAADAQFGHDFAEAMGRVPIEHGVTDRLHAGYSQGQLQLIAERETGWQQPELFFDGFADASLGAPAITIKGSQLQVRVPVTDQWGEQAPDLRQRKLSLVIADLGLAQQTTLEIGEALALNPASPPWWQLMLLALAGGFILNLMPCVLPVLAMKLGTIIQTERRDRRSVRLQFLASTSGILLSFMALALMMTLLRLGNHALGWGIQFQNPWFIALMLFITLLFSINLFGWLYLRLPSSLNSRLATYGGDRGLAGHFWQGAFATLLATPCSAPFLGTAVAVALVSPLPMLWGIFLALGVGMSLPWIAIALWPRLALSLPRPGRWMNQLRVLLGLLMLASSAWLLSLLSSHIGSSNTLIIAALIAVILLALQLKHHGGKTTAISAMMVLLIAVALLFSWRKGPQPLQDNVNWQPLTEQAITQALAEHKRVFIDVTADWCITCKANKYHVLLRDDVQQAVQAEDVIALRGDWSHPSAPISAFLQRRGSVAVPFNQIYGPGLPQGKVLSPLLDRETLMQTLNDAKGEN